The following are encoded in a window of Solidesulfovibrio magneticus RS-1 genomic DNA:
- a CDS encoding 4Fe-4S dicluster domain-containing protein → MPKAFFIDTSRCTACRGCQVACKEWHQHQAVPTLQRGTHQNPPDFTPYNYKIVRFNEHKIDGKIKWLFFPDQCRHCLQPPCKDAADAYVPGAVVQDEATGAVLYTDKTKQLTIDQAREVRDVCPYGIPVRNEATGLLSKCDWCIDRQRAGMKPACVKTCCTGSMSIGERADMLALARRTLEKVKKTHPEATLLDEDYLAVIYLITEPRKLYHEFAERREQMNPMTRQAFLAMMARPASRLRG, encoded by the coding sequence ATGCCCAAGGCGTTTTTCATTGATACTTCACGTTGCACGGCCTGCCGGGGTTGCCAGGTGGCCTGCAAGGAATGGCACCAGCATCAGGCCGTGCCCACGCTGCAACGCGGCACGCACCAGAACCCGCCCGATTTTACGCCCTACAACTATAAGATCGTGCGGTTTAACGAACACAAGATCGACGGCAAGATCAAATGGCTGTTTTTCCCGGACCAGTGCCGCCATTGTCTGCAGCCGCCCTGCAAGGACGCCGCCGACGCCTACGTGCCCGGGGCCGTTGTCCAGGACGAGGCCACGGGAGCCGTGCTCTACACCGACAAAACCAAGCAGCTGACTATTGATCAGGCCCGGGAAGTGCGCGACGTGTGCCCCTACGGCATCCCCGTGCGCAACGAGGCCACCGGGCTGCTCAGCAAGTGCGACTGGTGCATCGACCGCCAGCGCGCCGGCATGAAGCCCGCCTGCGTCAAGACCTGCTGCACCGGCTCCATGAGCATCGGCGAACGGGCCGACATGCTGGCCCTGGCCCGCAGAACCCTGGAGAAAGTGAAAAAGACCCACCCCGAGGCGACCCTTCTCGATGAAGACTACCTCGCGGTGATCTACCTCATCACCGAACCGCGCAAGTTGTACCATGAATTCGCCGAACGCCGGGAGCAGATGAACCCCATGA
- a CDS encoding formate dehydrogenase accessory protein FdhE, which produces MTQSDDQLLSIPDAVQRLRRERPHARAFLDPFVGLLLAREPLLAELDREAGTVPLPKPDPVRLGQGASLSPREEFPMDRLALRRVFEALHPVLAAGFRDIRADLLNVGQAACREPEFLDEAVGHLLADRRAALIALGRSLGVDPRVLGFWCVQLATPLAMARGRALAPLVEGMAWNRGYCPVCGSWPGHGRRDETGLVMACSFCAATWRFARRECPHCEAPGPQGQVYAVPGYESERVTVCRRCNHFLGELAAEALPGLPPEVAALTLTPIELLARQHGHRPATMDWRQMVWG; this is translated from the coding sequence ATGACCCAATCCGACGATCAGTTGCTGTCCATCCCCGACGCCGTGCAGCGCCTGCGCCGGGAGCGGCCCCATGCCCGGGCCTTTCTTGATCCCTTCGTGGGCTTGCTCCTGGCCCGGGAACCGCTTCTGGCCGAGCTGGACCGGGAGGCCGGGACAGTCCCCCTGCCCAAGCCCGATCCGGTGCGCCTGGGGCAGGGGGCCAGCCTCTCGCCGCGCGAGGAATTCCCCATGGACCGCCTGGCCCTGCGCCGGGTCTTCGAGGCCCTGCATCCGGTGCTGGCCGCCGGCTTTCGCGACATCCGGGCCGATCTGCTCAACGTCGGCCAGGCCGCCTGCCGCGAGCCGGAATTCCTGGATGAGGCCGTGGGCCATCTGCTGGCCGACCGGCGTGCCGCGCTCATTGCCCTGGGCCGGTCCCTTGGCGTCGATCCCCGGGTGCTCGGGTTTTGGTGTGTGCAGTTGGCCACGCCCCTGGCCATGGCGCGTGGCCGGGCGCTTGCCCCGCTGGTCGAGGGCATGGCCTGGAACCGGGGCTATTGCCCGGTGTGCGGCTCCTGGCCCGGCCATGGCCGGCGCGACGAGACCGGGCTGGTCATGGCCTGCTCCTTTTGCGCCGCGACCTGGCGTTTTGCCCGCCGCGAATGCCCCCATTGCGAGGCCCCGGGACCCCAGGGGCAAGTCTATGCCGTGCCGGGCTACGAGAGCGAGCGGGTCACCGTGTGCCGGCGCTGCAACCATTTTCTGGGCGAACTGGCGGCCGAGGCCCTGCCCGGCCTGCCGCCCGAGGTGGCCGCCCTGACCCTGACCCCCATTGAACTGCTGGCCCGCCAGCACGGCCACCGGCCGGCCACCATGGATTGGCGGCAGATGGTCTGGGGCTAG
- the tatC gene encoding twin-arginine translocase subunit TatC, with translation MTDTPKPVDDSQALPEAAPAGDALPDTAAVTPPPPSPAVGKASDMKEAPLLEHLVELRQRLVRCLIAVGVGFALSYSFAERLLDVLLKPLMDVMPAGSKLIATSLPETFFTVMKLAMVAGAFVASPYIFYQLWQFVAPGLYKEERKIIIPVAFATAVCFVGGALFGYFIVFPFGFKFFVDYASDYITVMPTISAYFSLAVTLLFAFGVIFELPVFIFFLTSLGMVGTKALRKFRRWAILLSFVVAAVLTPTPDAINQLLMAGPMIVLYEVGIWVSWFVDKQRLAEKAQRKAEQEAGADGGPKEPPRSPDTPGAPEAPEATATADATAAPDETAQNTEAQATGAADAVPTDAGHTADAHEGKKTAKADAAAKDDGQGPKAG, from the coding sequence ATGACTGATACGCCCAAGCCCGTTGACGATTCCCAAGCACTGCCCGAGGCCGCCCCTGCCGGCGACGCCTTGCCTGACACCGCCGCCGTCACGCCGCCGCCGCCGTCTCCTGCCGTGGGCAAAGCCTCGGACATGAAGGAAGCGCCGCTGCTGGAGCATCTGGTGGAATTGCGCCAACGCCTGGTGCGCTGCCTCATCGCCGTGGGCGTGGGGTTTGCGCTGAGCTATTCCTTTGCCGAGCGCTTGCTCGACGTGCTCCTTAAGCCCCTGATGGACGTCATGCCGGCCGGCAGCAAGCTCATCGCCACCAGCCTGCCTGAGACGTTTTTCACGGTCATGAAGCTGGCCATGGTGGCCGGCGCGTTCGTGGCCAGCCCCTATATCTTCTATCAGTTGTGGCAGTTCGTGGCCCCGGGGCTGTACAAAGAGGAACGCAAGATCATCATTCCCGTGGCCTTCGCCACGGCGGTGTGTTTCGTCGGCGGCGCGCTTTTCGGCTATTTCATCGTGTTCCCGTTCGGGTTCAAGTTCTTCGTGGACTATGCCTCGGACTACATCACGGTAATGCCGACCATCAGCGCCTATTTCTCCCTGGCCGTCACGCTGCTGTTCGCCTTTGGCGTCATCTTCGAACTGCCGGTCTTCATCTTTTTCCTCACCAGCCTGGGCATGGTCGGCACCAAGGCCCTGCGCAAATTCCGCCGCTGGGCAATCCTGTTGAGCTTTGTCGTGGCCGCCGTGCTGACGCCCACTCCGGACGCCATCAACCAGCTCCTTATGGCCGGCCCCATGATCGTGCTCTACGAAGTGGGCATCTGGGTGTCCTGGTTCGTGGACAAGCAGCGCTTGGCGGAAAAGGCCCAGCGCAAGGCCGAGCAGGAAGCCGGGGCCGACGGCGGCCCCAAGGAGCCGCCGCGTTCGCCCGACACGCCGGGCGCGCCCGAGGCTCCCGAAGCCACGGCAACCGCTGATGCCACCGCTGCCCCGGACGAAACCGCCCAAAACACCGAGGCTCAGGCAACCGGCGCTGCCGACGCCGTCCCCACTGACGCAGGGCATACGGCCGACGCCCACGAGGGCAAGAAGACCGCAAAAGCCGACGCGGCCGCCAAGGACGACGGCCAAGGCCCCAAGGCCGGCTAG
- the fdnG gene encoding formate dehydrogenase-N subunit alpha: MGISRRGFMKLTGAGLACLGLKDLGLDPRPAAAYATTLRIEGAKEYQSTCPFCSCGCSILMFVKDGKFLSSEGDPDYPVSEGALCPKGAAFHSMHVSHHRILKPKYRAPGSDKWEEKDWDFVLDRIARRVKETRDRDFIEKNDKGQTVNRVESMFHLGTSQMDNEECAVTHQMLRSLGFVHMDHQARVUHSPTVPALAESFGRGAMTQHWIDIKNADVVLIMGSNAAEHHPISFKWVLAAKDAGATVIHVDPKFSRTSARCDFHVPLRSGTDIAFLGGLMKYIMDKDLYFKDYVVDYTNASFIISEGYAFNDGLFSGFDPATKTYDRKTWTFDKDASGIPVKDKTLQHPRCVFQMMKKHYSRYGIDTVSGITGVSKENLLKVWDAVASTGKPNKVATMMYALGWTQHSVGVQNIRCAGILQLLLGNVGMAGGGVNAMRGEPNVQGSTDHALLYDALPGYHPVPTTAWPTLADYLKANTPVSKDPKSVNWWQNRPKYVTSLLRGWFGDAATPENEFGYGWLPKIEPNVEYASLFMFDKMYKGKIKGGFIYGHNPAMSMPNTHKIRKALSNLDWLVIGEAHETETCAFWRQPGYDPKNVKTEVFMLPSCQRGEKDGTTSNSGRWHMWHYKGYEPAGDSKPMGWMIVEIMKRVKALYKKDGGAFPAPILNADWYEQYDADFMAKKINGQFTRDVTIGDKQYKKGDQVPAFAMLAADGSTTSLCWVYAGSYGPGGNLTKRRDHTQTPMQAKIGLFPNYSWAWPVNRRIIYNRASVDVNGKPFNPAKTVIAWEEGKWIGDVPDGPAPPMADPKGVYPFIMHTEGHGQLFGPGRVDGPLPEHYEPAETPITVNPFSKQMSNPCMKVAESDIDALAKNGDPRFPIVLTTYSLTEHWCGGGDTRNTPALLEAEPQLYVEISQELAKEKGVKNGDVIIIETLRGKVEAVAMVTVRMTPLFVQGKTLHLIGMPFCFGWTTPGCGDATNRLTVSVADPNTRIPEYKACLCNLRKADKVTELQR, encoded by the coding sequence ATGGGCATATCGCGACGCGGATTCATGAAACTGACGGGGGCCGGTCTGGCCTGCCTGGGTCTGAAAGACCTGGGCCTGGACCCCCGTCCGGCAGCGGCCTACGCCACGACGCTGCGCATCGAAGGGGCCAAGGAATACCAGTCCACCTGCCCGTTTTGTTCGTGCGGGTGCAGCATTTTGATGTTCGTCAAGGACGGGAAGTTCTTAAGCTCCGAAGGCGACCCGGATTATCCGGTCAGCGAAGGAGCCCTTTGCCCCAAGGGCGCGGCCTTCCATTCCATGCACGTCAGCCATCACCGGATCCTCAAGCCCAAATACCGGGCCCCGGGCAGCGACAAGTGGGAAGAAAAGGACTGGGACTTTGTCCTGGACCGCATCGCCAGGCGCGTCAAGGAAACCCGCGACCGCGACTTTATCGAGAAAAACGACAAGGGCCAGACCGTCAACCGGGTCGAGTCCATGTTCCACCTCGGCACCTCCCAGATGGATAACGAGGAGTGCGCCGTCACGCATCAGATGCTTCGCAGCCTGGGTTTCGTCCACATGGACCACCAGGCCAGGGTCTGACACTCGCCCACTGTACCGGCTCTGGCAGAGTCGTTCGGACGCGGCGCGATGACCCAGCACTGGATTGACATCAAGAACGCCGACGTGGTGCTCATCATGGGCAGTAACGCGGCAGAACACCACCCCATCTCGTTTAAGTGGGTGCTTGCGGCCAAGGACGCCGGAGCCACGGTCATTCACGTGGACCCGAAGTTCTCCCGCACCTCGGCTCGCTGCGATTTCCACGTGCCCCTTCGTTCCGGCACGGACATCGCCTTCCTCGGCGGCCTCATGAAGTACATCATGGACAAGGACCTGTACTTCAAGGACTACGTCGTCGACTACACCAACGCTTCCTTCATCATCTCCGAAGGCTACGCCTTCAACGACGGCCTGTTCTCGGGCTTCGATCCGGCCACCAAGACCTACGATCGCAAGACCTGGACCTTTGACAAGGACGCCAGCGGCATTCCGGTCAAAGACAAGACGCTGCAGCATCCGCGTTGCGTCTTCCAGATGATGAAGAAGCACTATTCCCGCTACGGCATCGACACGGTTTCCGGCATCACCGGCGTGTCCAAGGAAAACCTGCTCAAGGTCTGGGACGCGGTGGCCTCCACGGGCAAGCCCAACAAGGTCGCCACCATGATGTACGCCCTGGGCTGGACCCAGCATTCGGTGGGCGTGCAGAACATCCGCTGCGCCGGCATCCTCCAACTGCTTCTCGGCAACGTGGGCATGGCCGGCGGCGGCGTCAACGCCATGCGCGGCGAACCCAACGTCCAGGGCTCCACCGACCATGCCCTGCTCTATGACGCGCTTCCCGGCTACCACCCGGTGCCGACCACGGCCTGGCCGACCCTGGCCGACTACCTCAAGGCCAATACGCCGGTGTCCAAGGACCCCAAAAGCGTCAACTGGTGGCAGAACCGGCCCAAGTACGTCACCAGCCTGCTGAGGGGCTGGTTCGGCGACGCGGCCACCCCGGAAAACGAGTTCGGCTATGGCTGGCTGCCGAAAATCGAGCCCAACGTCGAGTACGCCAGCTTGTTCATGTTCGACAAGATGTACAAGGGCAAGATCAAGGGCGGGTTCATCTACGGCCACAACCCGGCCATGTCCATGCCCAACACCCACAAGATCAGAAAAGCGCTGAGTAACCTTGATTGGCTGGTCATCGGCGAGGCCCACGAGACTGAAACCTGCGCCTTCTGGCGTCAGCCCGGTTACGACCCCAAAAACGTCAAGACCGAGGTGTTCATGCTGCCGTCGTGCCAGCGCGGCGAAAAGGACGGCACCACCTCCAACTCCGGCCGCTGGCACATGTGGCACTACAAGGGCTACGAGCCGGCCGGCGACAGCAAGCCCATGGGCTGGATGATCGTCGAGATCATGAAGCGGGTCAAAGCGCTCTACAAAAAGGACGGCGGCGCCTTCCCGGCCCCCATCCTCAACGCCGACTGGTACGAGCAGTACGACGCGGACTTCATGGCCAAGAAGATCAACGGCCAGTTCACCCGCGACGTCACCATCGGCGACAAGCAGTACAAGAAGGGCGACCAGGTGCCGGCCTTTGCCATGCTGGCCGCCGACGGCTCCACCACCAGCCTGTGCTGGGTCTACGCCGGCAGCTACGGCCCGGGCGGCAACCTGACCAAGCGCCGCGACCACACCCAAACGCCGATGCAGGCCAAGATCGGCCTGTTCCCGAACTACTCCTGGGCCTGGCCCGTCAACCGGCGCATCATCTACAACCGCGCCTCGGTGGACGTGAACGGCAAGCCCTTTAATCCGGCCAAGACCGTCATCGCCTGGGAAGAGGGCAAATGGATCGGCGACGTGCCTGACGGACCGGCGCCCCCCATGGCCGATCCCAAGGGCGTGTATCCGTTTATCATGCACACCGAGGGCCATGGCCAGCTCTTCGGCCCCGGCCGCGTGGACGGTCCTCTGCCCGAACACTACGAACCGGCGGAAACGCCCATTACCGTCAACCCCTTCTCCAAGCAGATGAGCAACCCCTGCATGAAGGTGGCGGAAAGCGACATCGACGCCCTAGCCAAAAACGGCGATCCGCGCTTCCCCATCGTGCTCACCACCTACAGCCTCACCGAACACTGGTGCGGCGGCGGCGACACCCGCAACACCCCGGCCCTGCTCGAAGCCGAACCCCAGCTCTATGTGGAGATCAGCCAGGAGCTGGCCAAGGAAAAAGGCGTCAAAAATGGTGATGTCATCATCATTGAGACCCTGCGGGGCAAGGTCGAGGCCGTGGCCATGGTCACGGTGCGCATGACGCCGCTTTTTGTGCAGGGCAAAACCCTTCACCTGATCGGGATGCCGTTCTGCTTCGGCTGGACCACCCCGGGCTGCGGCGACGCTACCAACCGTCTGACGGTTTCCGTGGCCGACCCCAACACCCGCATCCCCGAGTACAAGGCCTGCCTGTGCAATCTGCGCAAGGCCGACAAGGTGACGGAACTGCAACGCTAA
- a CDS encoding 3D domain-containing protein, translating into MRQARIVITALTLLVTSLSLPGCATARGGSQLAEAAPSTAKKKPEEAAVGRLDDPGYLFGTRPLAPSKSVRVKALAYTGCSPKAKNKRATRGAWGDVLTRDGKAVAVSPDLLDMGLDRGDLITIEGLGQFKVLDIMHGRHDKTIDIFYGDDACGAVQWGKRTLTITWQ; encoded by the coding sequence ATGCGACAAGCACGAATCGTGATAACCGCCCTGACCCTGCTCGTGACGTCCCTGTCCCTGCCGGGCTGCGCCACGGCCCGAGGCGGCAGCCAGCTTGCCGAGGCCGCCCCCTCGACGGCCAAGAAAAAACCCGAGGAAGCCGCCGTGGGCCGCCTCGACGATCCCGGGTATCTCTTCGGCACGCGGCCGCTGGCGCCTTCCAAGTCCGTGCGCGTCAAGGCCCTGGCCTACACCGGCTGCTCGCCCAAGGCCAAGAACAAACGGGCCACGCGCGGCGCTTGGGGCGACGTGCTCACCCGGGACGGCAAGGCCGTGGCCGTCTCGCCGGACCTCCTCGACATGGGCCTGGACCGGGGCGATCTCATCACCATCGAGGGCCTGGGGCAGTTCAAGGTTCTGGACATCATGCACGGCCGCCACGACAAGACCATCGACATTTTCTACGGCGACGACGCCTGCGGCGCGGTGCAGTGGGGCAAGCGCACCCTGACCATCACCTGGCAGTGA
- a CDS encoding cache domain-containing protein has protein sequence MLRRVPVAVRLFGLVGLVVVFAAATFFFAVSIAVPLEQTVVRRTHEAMLDGEKSKLTAAVGSMAEALGQLLKDIPDEAGRKALIRQILDPIRFEDDGSGYFFVYQGTVNIALPPRPELAGRDLADLTDANGVRYVLELARQAQAGGGFVSYIFHKPLAGEEHKLSYAMMIPGTDAWIGSGVYIDNVRREEARVAAVIQKAFTRAATISVALFACMVLALCGLCLAIGYSVARPLAEATAAAENIAAGNFDVHLAAEGDDEAARLQAALNAMTDILRHDIEAIQAHRTEAEDKATLAQKALEDARRASQEVTTQANLRFQSLRKIAAAVAHQLRNPTTIIGGLARLLIKTPSPKQNYLEYLDGIIDAARRIERIATAVNDYSQIHASQRILTPAGDILAAARAAGEDAAARLGLVVHWEILGEDRILLADPALLALAAREVAVNAVEALPAGGGDVRLTAVAGPQGSAVVIEDNGKGIPEEERQFVMDPFYTTKSVGVGMGLTRAQRAMQEQSGSIVLDSGPEGTKVTLSLPSSSAAAGDA, from the coding sequence ATGCTCCGAAGAGTTCCGGTCGCCGTCCGCCTGTTCGGCCTTGTGGGGCTTGTGGTCGTTTTTGCCGCGGCGACGTTTTTTTTCGCCGTGTCCATCGCCGTTCCCCTGGAACAAACCGTGGTCCGCCGGACCCATGAGGCCATGCTCGACGGCGAGAAAAGCAAATTGACGGCTGCGGTCGGGTCCATGGCCGAGGCCTTGGGACAACTGCTCAAAGACATCCCGGACGAGGCCGGACGCAAGGCGCTGATCCGGCAAATCCTTGACCCTATCCGTTTCGAGGATGACGGTTCGGGCTATTTCTTCGTCTATCAGGGCACTGTCAACATTGCGCTCCCGCCCCGGCCCGAACTGGCCGGCCGGGACCTCGCCGACCTGACCGACGCCAACGGCGTGCGCTATGTCCTGGAACTGGCGCGCCAAGCCCAGGCCGGCGGCGGTTTCGTGTCCTACATCTTCCACAAACCCCTGGCTGGCGAGGAACACAAGCTCTCCTACGCCATGATGATACCCGGCACGGATGCCTGGATCGGCTCTGGAGTGTACATCGACAATGTGCGCCGGGAGGAAGCTCGTGTCGCCGCCGTCATCCAGAAGGCCTTCACCAGGGCGGCCACCATTTCCGTCGCCCTGTTCGCCTGCATGGTGCTCGCCTTGTGCGGCCTGTGCCTGGCCATCGGCTACAGCGTGGCCCGGCCCCTGGCCGAAGCCACCGCCGCGGCCGAGAACATCGCCGCCGGCAATTTCGACGTGCATCTGGCCGCCGAGGGCGACGACGAAGCCGCCCGGCTCCAGGCCGCCCTCAATGCCATGACCGACATCCTGCGCCACGACATCGAGGCTATCCAGGCCCACCGGACCGAGGCCGAGGACAAAGCGACCCTGGCCCAGAAGGCCCTGGAAGACGCCCGTCGGGCCAGCCAGGAAGTCACGACCCAGGCCAACCTGCGCTTTCAAAGCCTGCGTAAGATCGCCGCCGCCGTGGCCCATCAGTTGCGCAATCCCACCACCATCATCGGCGGGCTGGCCCGGCTGCTCATCAAGACCCCAAGCCCGAAACAAAACTACCTGGAATACCTCGACGGCATCATCGACGCCGCCCGGCGCATCGAGCGCATCGCCACGGCTGTCAATGATTACAGTCAGATCCACGCCAGCCAGCGTATCCTGACGCCGGCCGGCGACATCCTGGCCGCGGCCCGGGCCGCCGGCGAAGACGCCGCCGCCCGCCTTGGCCTTGTGGTGCATTGGGAAATCCTGGGCGAAGACCGCATCCTCCTGGCCGATCCGGCGCTGCTCGCCCTGGCCGCCCGGGAGGTCGCCGTCAACGCCGTGGAAGCCCTGCCGGCCGGCGGCGGCGACGTGCGCCTGACGGCCGTGGCCGGCCCCCAGGGGAGCGCCGTGGTCATTGAAGACAACGGCAAGGGCATCCCGGAGGAGGAGCGCCAATTCGTCATGGACCCGTTTTACACCACCAAGTCCGTGGGCGTGGGCATGGGCCTGACCAGGGCCCAGCGGGCCATGCAGGAGCAAAGCGGTTCCATCGTCCTGGACAGCGGCCCCGAGGGGACCAAGGTGACCCTATCCCTGCCGTCGTCGTCGGCGGCGGCCGGGGACGCCTGA
- a CDS encoding citrate synthase, with product MTKSNAAILKYGDLSIELPVLVGSEGEVGIDITSLEKDAGLLAFDPGYGNTGSCQSAITFVDGEKGILRHRGIPIEQLAEKSTFIETAMLLIFGKLPSLEERAAFRGLLSEHELLHEGLLHHFDGFQPGGQPMAILSAVINSLGNYHPELLEIQSPDEFRLAVAKLISKVRTIAAFSYRKSLGLPFMYPDPNLSYCRNFLHMMFSVPNRDYEPTKAAVAALTLFLVVHADHEQNCSCSTVRMVGSTKANLFASVSSGICALWGRLHGGANAAVIQMLTEMMAGRYKVKTFLDMVKRKEKRLMGFGHRVYKNFDPRAKVLKKAADNLLLETGVSDPLMDAALELQEAALNDDYFKSRKLYPNVDFYSGIILRALGIPVNMFPVMFAIGRLPGWIAHWHEENRDVATRIHRPRQIYTGPARRPYVPLDQR from the coding sequence ATGACCAAATCCAACGCCGCCATTCTCAAATACGGCGACCTTTCCATCGAGCTGCCCGTGCTGGTCGGCAGCGAAGGCGAAGTCGGCATCGACATCACCTCCCTGGAAAAGGACGCCGGGCTGCTGGCTTTCGATCCCGGCTACGGCAACACCGGCTCCTGCCAGTCGGCTATCACCTTCGTGGACGGCGAAAAGGGCATCCTGCGACACCGCGGCATCCCCATTGAGCAATTGGCGGAAAAAAGCACATTTATCGAAACCGCCATGCTGCTGATCTTCGGCAAATTGCCCTCCCTCGAAGAACGTGCGGCCTTTCGCGGGCTGTTGTCCGAACACGAGCTGTTACACGAAGGTTTGCTCCATCATTTCGACGGGTTCCAGCCCGGCGGCCAGCCGATGGCCATTTTGTCGGCGGTCATCAATTCCCTGGGAAACTACCACCCCGAACTGCTGGAAATCCAAAGCCCGGACGAATTCCGCCTGGCCGTGGCCAAGCTCATCAGCAAGGTGCGCACCATCGCGGCCTTCAGCTACCGCAAATCCCTGGGCCTGCCGTTCATGTACCCCGACCCGAACCTCAGCTATTGCCGCAACTTCCTGCACATGATGTTTTCCGTGCCCAACCGCGACTACGAGCCCACCAAGGCGGCCGTGGCGGCGCTCACGCTTTTCCTGGTGGTCCACGCCGACCACGAACAGAACTGCTCCTGCTCCACCGTGCGCATGGTCGGCTCCACCAAGGCCAACCTGTTTGCCAGCGTGTCCTCGGGCATCTGCGCCCTGTGGGGACGCCTGCACGGCGGAGCCAACGCCGCCGTCATCCAGATGCTCACCGAGATGATGGCCGGCCGCTACAAGGTCAAAACCTTCCTGGACATGGTCAAGCGCAAGGAAAAACGGCTCATGGGCTTCGGGCACCGGGTCTACAAGAACTTCGATCCCCGGGCCAAGGTGCTCAAAAAGGCCGCCGACAACCTGCTGCTGGAAACCGGCGTGAGCGACCCCCTCATGGACGCCGCCCTGGAACTCCAGGAAGCGGCCTTAAACGATGACTACTTCAAGAGCCGCAAGCTCTACCCCAACGTGGACTTCTATTCCGGCATCATCCTGCGGGCCCTGGGCATCCCGGTCAACATGTTCCCGGTCATGTTCGCCATCGGCCGGCTGCCCGGCTGGATCGCCCACTGGCACGAGGAAAACCGCGACGTCGCCACCCGCATCCACCGGCCGCGCCAGATCTACACCGGCCCGGCCCGCCGGCCATACGTGCCGCTGGACCAGCGGTAG